CATCGACGTGGAAGGAGACCATCCGGTTCAAGGACTCCTGTTGGCCAGCTGGATCGCTGATCGTTTGGGATGGCATCTGCAACGCACCCAGCATCACGATGACCACAGCATCAGTGCTGAATTTGTGAGAGCGGATGGCGTCGCGGTGCAAATGCGCGTCTCGCCAGTGCCCATGGGACAGCCCAGCATTCACCCTGGCCAGATCGTGGGACTGCGCCTGATCTGTAAACCCGAGGACAAACCAGCAATCTGCGTGATCCTCTGTGCAGAGTCGGGGGGCTGCATGCGCCTTGAAGCCGGTGGGATGGCGAGCATGGAGCTGATTGAAGAAGTGGTCGCGGTTCAGCCCATGCCGGTCGAGGCCGATGTGGCCAAGCTGCTCGAGGGTGGACATGACTCCACCAATCCGCTGCTGGAAGCTGCTGCCCCTCTGGCTGCCAAGCTGATCAAATGATGTCCCGCTGAGCGGGGCCAACGTTTCGCTGTTCCGCTCAGTTCATGGCCTGTGTGATCGCTGCTCCGGCCAGCGGCAGTGGCAAAACCCTGCTGACTCTCTGCCTGATCGCCTGGGCGCGGCATCAAGGAAAGAGCATCCAGCCCTTCAAGGTGGGGCCGGACTATCTCGATCCTCAGCTGCTCAGCCTCAGTGCAAACAGAGTCTGCCGGAATCTCGACCTCTCCCTCTGCGGCAAGGAGTGGGTCGATCTCAGTTTCCGAGGGTTTGGCGGACGGTGCGACATGGCCGTCGTCGAAGGCGTGATGGGTCTGTTTGACGGCATCGGAGCCAGCTCCGAAGGGAGCACGGCTGCTGTGGCAAGGCATCTGAACCTGCCCGTGGTGCTGGTGGTGGATGCCGGCAGGCAGGCCCGATCCCTAGCGGCAGTGGTGCGCGGGTTCCAGAGCCTGGAACCGCGCGTGAACTTGGCGGGGGTTGTGCTCAATCGCGTGTCCAGCCAGCGCCATCGTGAGCTTCTGGAGAGCGTGCTCGACGAAATCAACGTTCCCTGCCTGGGAAGCCTGCCGAAGGACGCGAGCCTGAGTCTTCCCAGTCGACACCTCGGCCTGGCTCCGGCCCATGAGCTCGGACCGATGCAAGAGCGGATCGGTCGCTGGGCAGCGCTGGCGAGCTCCCATCTGAATCTGCAGAGATTCGAACCGTTACTGAGGGCACCTGCCGCCGGCTCGGATCCCATCCAAACCGTTCTGGCCCCGGTCCTGGAACAGCAGCCCAAACGCACGCCCATGCCTGTGGCGGTCGCCCAGGACGAGGCCTTTCACTTTCGTTACCCAGAAATGCAGGAATGCCTGGAAGCCATGGCCATGCCAGTGATTCCTTGGAGCCCATTAGCGGATGAGCCGCCACCACCCCAAGCCTTGGGACTGGTGCTACCCGGTGGATTTCCAGAACTGCATGCAGAGTCACTCAGTCAATGCCAGCGCAGCCTCTCGGCCCTGAAGCAGTGGATCGCCCAGAAACCCCTCTATGCCGAATGCGGCGGCATGCTGATGCTGGGTGAGTCACTGAGTGACGCCGAGGGGACTCACCATCCCATGGCTGGCGTGCTGCCCTTCCGCGCAGAACGCGGAGCGTTGCAGGTGGGCTATCGAACGCTGTCCGCAGCGCACGATGGCTTGATTCTGCGCGCAGGGGAAAGCTTGAAAGGGCATGAATTCCACCGGTGGCAATTGAGCAAAGAATCCGGAGATTTCTTGGGAAAGGCGAAACCTTTATGGCAGGTTGATGGGTGGAAAATCTCGCGGAGAAACGAGGGATGGAGCCTTCCGACCCTGCACGCCAGCTGGGTACACCTCCACTGGGCCGGCTCCTCGACGACCTCATGCCGATGGCGCGCCGCTCTCGAAACCGCGGCGAGGCGGAACGCGGCCGTTTCCTGAACCGAGGCAAACACAAACCCACACTCTTGAAGGAACGTTGGCGCTTCCTCGTGGAGGGCAAGGTTCAAGGTGTTGGATTCAGGCAAGGGTGTTGCCGTCGCGCCATGGATCTTGGCCTGAGCGGCTGGGTTCGCAACCTCCCCGATGGCCGGGTGGAAGTGCAGGCCGAAGGGACTCCCATGGCGCTCAGTGACTTGCGGCTTTGGTGTGAGCGCGGTCCCACTGATGCGCAGGTGAGCCTAGTGAGGCCCTCGCAGATGCCCATCACAGGAGCGGACTGGTTCGAAATCCGCAACTGAGCATGCACTGAGGTGACACCGGCGACACCTCCATTGGTCGCGCTGCTGGTCACAATCCTGTTAAGTCGTTGCCAGTGATCTATGGCCGAACATCGTCAGCTCTGGCTGTTGCGCCATGGCGCCACGGAATGGGCCAAGAACGGACGCCACACCGGCAGCACAGACCTTCCCCTGTTGCCGGAAGGGGAGGATGAAGCCCGACGCCTGGCGCCGACGCTGACAAGCCAGACCTTCGCAGCCGTCTTCAGCTCCCCTCTGCAGCGCGCCCGTCGCACTTGTGAGCTCGGCGGCCTCGGAGACCGCCTGACCGTGATGCCGGAACTGCTCGAATGGAATTACGGCGACTACGAGGGGATCACCACGCCGGAGATCCGCAAGACGGTGCCGGGCTGGACCGTCTGGAGCCATGGTTGCCCCAACGGCGAGGATGCGGAGGCCGTGCAGAAGCGCTGCGAAATCGCCATCCAACGCGCCCTGGAGGTCTCCGAACCAGGAGATGTGGCTCTGTTCGCCCACGGACACCTGCTGCGAGCGCTGGCTGGAACCTGGCTTGGTCTGGGTGCTGTGGGTGGCAGCTTGTTGAAGCTCGGTACAGGAAGCATCTGCGTGCTGGGATTCGAGCGCGAAAACCGTGCGATCGTTCGTTGGAATGCTCCGGCCGACGGCCGGTTCTGATGAGCGACACCACTCTCTGGGCGGAACTGCTGGCCTACGGCACGGGCATCGGCCTCTCGCCAATCCACATTGCCGTTCTGCTGCTCCTGTTGCTGGGCCCCCAGCCCCTACGCCGCGGTGGCTGGTTTGTTGCGGGCTGGGTGGTCACCACCCTGCTCACCGCAACCCTGCTGGTGACCGTGGGCCACACCCTTGTACTCGACATGAGCCATGGCTCTCATCACCGCACGGGCCTTGACCTGCTGGCGGGAGGAGCCTTGGTGGCCATCGGTGGCAGGGAGCTGCTGCGTTCCTTCGCCGATGGAGCCGAACCACCGGCCTGGACCACCAGCATCGACCGCTTTGTGGCCATGCCGTTGCCACTGCTCCTGCTCCTTGGCGCGGCGGGGGAGGTGATCAGTCCCGACGACCTCGTGCTCTTCGCCAAGTCGGCTGGCGTTGTTCTCGCAGCCCAGCTGCCCACCTGGCAGGAGATCGTGGGATTGGCAGCCTTCACAATCGGAGCAAGCCTTTTTCTCCTGGCCCCACTGATCGCCGTGATCATCGGACGGGACAAGGTGATTCCAATCCTCGAGAAAGGCAAGCAAGTGCTGTTTGCCCGAGGCGGACTGGTGGTGGGGGGCGTCAGCCTGGGCCTGGGAGGCTATCTGGGATGGCAGGGAATCAGCGGTCTCAGCCTGCTCTGAGGGCTTGGGCCCAACGTTGGGTGGCCCCTTCAGAACCCGTGCGGCCTGCCATCCAAACCCCCTGACGGGCCCGGCTGACGGCCACGTAAACAAGCTGCCGGCGCAGATCAAGGTCTTGGGGCCAGAACACATCGTCTGCAACGAAGACCTCCCCAAAACTGCTGCCTTGACTGCGATGCACGGTGAGTACAGCGGCAGGTCCCAGCGACGCGAACGCATCACGCACCAGGAAATAACGGCGCCAGAGCGGACGTCCCCCCTGCTTACCAGCGTCACGAGCCTGCGTGCGCAACTGCTGGAGCAGGGCATCCAGCTGCTGCCTGGCGGGGGTGCCGGCAGGCGGTTGCAGGCGCAGATTGAGCTCGAGCTCCCCGCTACGCACCCGTGCATTCAGGGTTTCAATCACAGGTGCACCAAGACCAGCCAGCGCGAGCTGGGCATCGCCGGCCACACCGAATTCCGCCAGGTCACAGCGTTCAGGGGCGACATCCTCCACCACGAGTTCCCGATTGGAACCCAGCACCAGATCGGGCTCCTCTCCGGTCTCGCCACCATCCCGTGAGGCCGGGGCCATCACCGCGGTGCGGGTGATCAGCACCTCACCCGGCAACACCGCCATCTGATCGGCCATCTCGCCATGAATCGCCCGGCGCGCGTGGGGAACCAGCAGCTCAAGCCTGCGGTTGGTGTAGCAAAGAATCCTGGCTGCATCAGGGTTATCGCAGGCTGCCGCCTGACGCAGAGCCTCCTGAGCGCGACTGAGCCAATCGGAGCGGTTCATCACCCCGACCTGGCCCAGATCCGTGCGCACCGGAGCCAGAAGCGGTGGCACCTCACAGGGCAGGCGGCCATCACGCAGACAACTGGCCAACTGCAGCACGGGGCCTTGATGGCGCACCACCTGCTTTAGGCAGGCATTCACGGCCCGCGTCATGGCAAAGACAGGGCTGTCGCTTTCTCCCACCGGCGGCAGCTGGGCCGGATCCCCCACAAACACCAGTCGGGTGCTGAAGGTGTGGGCGCACTGCAGGGCGATCGCCAGCAATGAGCTGTCCACCATGGAGGCTTCATCAATCAGCACCAACCCGAGATGCTCAAGGGCTGCGGCCGTCTGCTCGGTGGATTCACACAGTTCACGATCCCCCTGTCGTTTGAGCTTGAGGCGCAGCAGACGGTGAATGGTGGATGGGTACCAGGTTGGGCGCAGACCCTCAAGGGCCAGGGCCTGCCTGAGCACACCCACAGCCTTGTGGGTCGGGGCGACGACAGTCCAGCAAAGACCTCTGGCTTCCACCTGCTGGAGAAGACGCATCGAAAGGAAGGTCTTGCCGCTGCCGGCGAAACCACTCAGCACAAACGGGACGGTTGCATCGGCTTGATGAAGCCAGTCAGCGAAGGCATCGGCGGCCTGTTGCTGATCACTGGTGAGAGCCAGCTCGGAATGGGCGGGCGAGCTCACCCGAACGCCTGGGACAGGACGTGGGCCAGATGCAGGGGCGAGCCGACAAACACAATGCCTGGAAGAGCGATTGCTGGGCCGAGCAGGCTTCCGACCAGCACCTCGAGCCTGGAGTGACCCAATCGTTCTTTGAGGGGTTTGTCAGGGGATGGATCCCAGAGATTGCTGGGCAGAGCGTTCACTCTCTCGGCGGTGAAGCCCGCCGCCCGCCGGACGCCACTGGCGTCGTACATCACCACAAAGGCCACTGTGGAGGCCAAAGCGAAAGCGGGGGAGTCAAATCCATTGAGCCAACCCACGGCAGCGGCTGTACCGGTCACCAGTGCCGAATGGCTTGATGGCATTCCTCCGGTTTCAATCAACACCTGCGGGCGCCAGCGGCGCTGGGTGACCAACTCGATGAACAGCTTCGACAGCTGCGCCAGCCCGCAGGCAGCGAGCCCCCAGGCCAGGGAGGCGTTATCGAGAAGCTGAAGGGGCGCGCTCAACGAGGCAAACAGCATGGTCAACGGTCCCGGCTCGCCACGTAGTCAGCGAGAGCCAACAGCGGCTGAGCCTTGGACTTCCAAGGTTCGAGAGCCGACTTGGCCTGGGTCACCAACTCAAGAGCGCGAACCCGCGACGGTTCGAGACCAAGAAGTTTCGGATAGGTGGTTTTATCAGCTATCAGATCCTTACCCGCTGTTTTACCGAGCACTTCACTGCTGGCCGTGACATCCAAAATGTCGTCCACGATCTGGAAGGCCAGGCCAATTCCATTGGCGTATGTGCGCATGGCATCAACCTGATCGGCATCAGCACCGCCGATCAAAGCACCGGTAACGACACAGGCCCGGAGCAGAGCAGCGGTCTTGTGGAGATGGATGTATTCCAGTGTTTCCAGATCAACCTCGCGACCCTCACTTTCCAGATCCACCACCTGGCCACCCACCAGGCCCGGTGCGCCAGATACCAGTGAAAGCTCAGCCACCACCTTCAGCAACCGTTCAGCCGGAACCCCCGGACTGCGCACGGCCACCATTTCGAAGGCCCGGCTGAGCAGAGCGTCGCCAGCGAGAATGGCCATGGCATCGCCGTAGACCTTGTGGTTGGTGGGGCGACCACGGCGCAAATCATCGTTATCCATGGCCGGCAGATCGTCATGGATCAGCGACATGGTGTGAATCATCTCCAGAGCCACTGCCGTCGGCATCGCCAGGGAGGCATCACCGCCAACCAGCTCACAGGCTGCGAGGCAAAGGATCGGTCTGAGTCGCTTGCCTCCAGCCAGGAGGGAGTAGCGCATCGACTCACGAAGAGACTCCGGTCGTTCAGGACCTAAAGCCGCATCCAGGGACTGCTCGACAACGTCGCGGGTCTTGGCCAGGTAGGCAGCGAAGTCAAAACCTGCCTGATCCTCACCCAACGGCGTGACACCTTCAGGGCTTCTCGCCGTGGCGGTCATGAAGAACATGATGCTGGCCGGATTCTGTCAGGCCGCAGGTCCCATCAGTGCGATCACGGCACCAGGTCATCAAGATCGTGATCGAGCTGATGGCGTCGGCTCCAGGCCAGCACAGTGTTCACCAGAAGCATGGTGACGGTCATCGGACCGACGCCGCCCGGCACGGGGGAAAGGGCTGCAACCAAGGGCTCCAACTCGGCAGCGATGACATCTCCGCACAACCCACCCTCGGGTCTGCGATGAATTCCCACATCCACAACAACGGCACCGGGGGCTACATGCTCAGCCCCAATCATTTCCGGACGTCCCGCTGCGACCACAAGGATGTCGGCCTGACGGGTGAGGGCAGGCAGATCGCGGGTGCGGGAGTGCGCCACGGTGACTGTTGCGTTGGCCGCCTGAAGCATCAGGGCCATCGGCTGGCCCACAAGGATGCTGCGTCCCACCACAACAGCCCGTTTGCCGGAGGGATCAATGCCCTGACTGCGCAACATGGCCATCACGCCTGCGGGCGTGCAACTGCGGGGACCTGGCTCACCTTTCAATAGCCGTCCAAGGTTGAGTGTGTGCAGGCCATCGGCATCCTTGTCGGGATCGATTGCTGCCAGAAGAGGGGTTTCATCGAGGCCTTCCGGCAGGGGCAGCTGCAGCAAAATTCCATCCACCCGCTCATCGGCATTGAGCGCTCGGATGGCCTTCAGAAGAGTCTCCGGTTGCGACGAAGCAGGCAGGTGCGCCCCGAAGCTTTCCACTCCCACTCTGGCGCAGGCTTTCTCCTTGTTGGCCACATACACCGCACTGGCGGGATCATCACCCACGCGCAGAACGGCGAGACCCGGCGGGCGGCCGGCCTGAGCACAACCCCTACGGACCTGCTGTGCCAGTCGTTGTTCAAGCTCCTTGGCCAGAGCTTTTCCATCCAATCTGAGGGCCATCGCCGACTGATGCATGTGAAACCAGCATGCCGCTCCAGCAGAGCTAGCGTTTCATCTGAAAGCATCCGCCAATCTTGCGTTCGCATCCCCTAGCAAGGTTCTGGAGATCTTGGCTCAGGAGTGAATCTCCTCGGCGGCCGGTGCTGCGCTGGAATCGCCTTCAACGCGGTGTTCTCCTGGCGCTGTGCCTGCTGGTGGCGCTGATCTCGAGTTGGCCGTGGCTGGTGGAGCCAGACATTCGACCGGGGCTAACAGCACCGTTTGACGCAGTGGCACCCAAGGATGCACGGGTGGTCGACAGCGAAGCGCTGAAGCAACGACGATCGAGCTTGGTGCCGAGCACGCTGGTTCAGGTGATCGACAACCAGCAGGACCAGCAACTGCGCATGCGTCTCGAGCGCTATCTGGGAGAGCTGGAACGGGTCGCCAGCAGCGACGATGCCGAACGGATCGGCCCGGTGAACCTGAGCGCCGAAGAACAGGACTGGCTTGAGGAGCGCTTACCGGATGAACGCCTGAAATGGGATATGGGTCTGCGCCGGGCGCTGGAACGCATGCTCAGCCAGGGATTGGTCAACAACCTGGCCGAAGAAC
The sequence above is a segment of the Synechococcus sp. PROS-7-1 genome. Coding sequences within it:
- a CDS encoding cobyrinate a,c-diamide synthase, giving the protein MACVIAAPASGSGKTLLTLCLIAWARHQGKSIQPFKVGPDYLDPQLLSLSANRVCRNLDLSLCGKEWVDLSFRGFGGRCDMAVVEGVMGLFDGIGASSEGSTAAVARHLNLPVVLVVDAGRQARSLAAVVRGFQSLEPRVNLAGVVLNRVSSQRHRELLESVLDEINVPCLGSLPKDASLSLPSRHLGLAPAHELGPMQERIGRWAALASSHLNLQRFEPLLRAPAAGSDPIQTVLAPVLEQQPKRTPMPVAVAQDEAFHFRYPEMQECLEAMAMPVIPWSPLADEPPPPQALGLVLPGGFPELHAESLSQCQRSLSALKQWIAQKPLYAECGGMLMLGESLSDAEGTHHPMAGVLPFRAERGALQVGYRTLSAAHDGLILRAGESLKGHEFHRWQLSKESGDFLGKAKPLWQVDGWKISRRNEGWSLPTLHASWVHLHWAGSSTTSCRWRAALETAARRNAAVS
- a CDS encoding acylphosphatase: MARRSRNRGEAERGRFLNRGKHKPTLLKERWRFLVEGKVQGVGFRQGCCRRAMDLGLSGWVRNLPDGRVEVQAEGTPMALSDLRLWCERGPTDAQVSLVRPSQMPITGADWFEIRN
- a CDS encoding histidine phosphatase family protein encodes the protein MAEHRQLWLLRHGATEWAKNGRHTGSTDLPLLPEGEDEARRLAPTLTSQTFAAVFSSPLQRARRTCELGGLGDRLTVMPELLEWNYGDYEGITTPEIRKTVPGWTVWSHGCPNGEDAEAVQKRCEIAIQRALEVSEPGDVALFAHGHLLRALAGTWLGLGAVGGSLLKLGTGSICVLGFERENRAIVRWNAPADGRF
- a CDS encoding GAP family protein produces the protein MSDTTLWAELLAYGTGIGLSPIHIAVLLLLLLGPQPLRRGGWFVAGWVVTTLLTATLLVTVGHTLVLDMSHGSHHRTGLDLLAGGALVAIGGRELLRSFADGAEPPAWTTSIDRFVAMPLPLLLLLGAAGEVISPDDLVLFAKSAGVVLAAQLPTWQEIVGLAAFTIGASLFLLAPLIAVIIGRDKVIPILEKGKQVLFARGGLVVGGVSLGLGGYLGWQGISGLSLL
- a CDS encoding AAA family ATPase; the protein is MSSPAHSELALTSDQQQAADAFADWLHQADATVPFVLSGFAGSGKTFLSMRLLQQVEARGLCWTVVAPTHKAVGVLRQALALEGLRPTWYPSTIHRLLRLKLKRQGDRELCESTEQTAAALEHLGLVLIDEASMVDSSLLAIALQCAHTFSTRLVFVGDPAQLPPVGESDSPVFAMTRAVNACLKQVVRHQGPVLQLASCLRDGRLPCEVPPLLAPVRTDLGQVGVMNRSDWLSRAQEALRQAAACDNPDAARILCYTNRRLELLVPHARRAIHGEMADQMAVLPGEVLITRTAVMAPASRDGGETGEEPDLVLGSNRELVVEDVAPERCDLAEFGVAGDAQLALAGLGAPVIETLNARVRSGELELNLRLQPPAGTPARQQLDALLQQLRTQARDAGKQGGRPLWRRYFLVRDAFASLGPAAVLTVHRSQGSSFGEVFVADDVFWPQDLDLRRQLVYVAVSRARQGVWMAGRTGSEGATQRWAQALRAG
- a CDS encoding divergent PAP2 family protein; its protein translation is MLFASLSAPLQLLDNASLAWGLAACGLAQLSKLFIELVTQRRWRPQVLIETGGMPSSHSALVTGTAAAVGWLNGFDSPAFALASTVAFVVMYDASGVRRAAGFTAERVNALPSNLWDPSPDKPLKERLGHSRLEVLVGSLLGPAIALPGIVFVGSPLHLAHVLSQAFG
- the crtE gene encoding geranylgeranyl diphosphate synthase CrtE, producing MTATARSPEGVTPLGEDQAGFDFAAYLAKTRDVVEQSLDAALGPERPESLRESMRYSLLAGGKRLRPILCLAACELVGGDASLAMPTAVALEMIHTMSLIHDDLPAMDNDDLRRGRPTNHKVYGDAMAILAGDALLSRAFEMVAVRSPGVPAERLLKVVAELSLVSGAPGLVGGQVVDLESEGREVDLETLEYIHLHKTAALLRACVVTGALIGGADADQVDAMRTYANGIGLAFQIVDDILDVTASSEVLGKTAGKDLIADKTTYPKLLGLEPSRVRALELVTQAKSALEPWKSKAQPLLALADYVASRDR
- the folD gene encoding bifunctional methylenetetrahydrofolate dehydrogenase/methenyltetrahydrofolate cyclohydrolase FolD, whose product is MALRLDGKALAKELEQRLAQQVRRGCAQAGRPPGLAVLRVGDDPASAVYVANKEKACARVGVESFGAHLPASSQPETLLKAIRALNADERVDGILLQLPLPEGLDETPLLAAIDPDKDADGLHTLNLGRLLKGEPGPRSCTPAGVMAMLRSQGIDPSGKRAVVVGRSILVGQPMALMLQAANATVTVAHSRTRDLPALTRQADILVVAAGRPEMIGAEHVAPGAVVVDVGIHRRPEGGLCGDVIAAELEPLVAALSPVPGGVGPMTVTMLLVNTVLAWSRRHQLDHDLDDLVP